One Fulvia fulva chromosome 12, complete sequence genomic region harbors:
- a CDS encoding 60S acidic ribosomal protein P1, whose product MSTAELASSYAALILADDGVEITADKLQSLITAAKVPDIEPIWTTLFAKALEGKDVKELLLNVGSGGGAAPAAAGGAPVAGGDAAADAPAEAAKEEEKEESDEDMGFGLFD is encoded by the exons ATGTCCACCGCCGAGCTCGCCTCTTCCTACGCGGCCCTCATCCTCGCCGATGATGGTGTCGAGATCACT GCCGACAAGCTCCAATCCCTCATCACCGCCGCCAAGGTCCCTGACATCGAGCCAATCTGGACCACCCTCTTCGCCAAGGCCCTCGAGGGCAAGGACGTCAAGGAGCTGCTACTGAACGTCGGCTCCGGTGGTGGTGCCGCCCCAGCCGCTGCTGGTGGTGCCCCTGTCGCAGGTGGTGATGCCGCTGCTGATGCGCCAGCTGAGGCCGCAAAGGAGGAGG AGAAGGAAGAGTCCGACGAGGACATGGGCTTCGGTCTTTTCGACTAA